Proteins encoded within one genomic window of Thermodesulfobacteriota bacterium:
- the infB gene encoding translation initiation factor IF-2, whose amino-acid sequence MTDKEEKTVAEDSVEEKRIRPAVIRRRVKKAAPPKKEEKAAAAEKPVSAKKAISAKKPAAAKKVAAGEKAVSVKKAAAAKAPTKKAAAAKPPARKAVSAAAKPAPAKKEVKIFEKEKKPVFTPPPPQVFRRGKRYRFKGVQRRAAAVQATRPLKKTEITVPKGVKRVIRVSDAITVGELSQRLGVKAGDIIKKLMGLGTMATVNQFIDADAATLIAHEFDYEVENVAVGEESLLEAATEGSGAKELVHRAPVVTVMGHVDHGKTSLLDAIRKTSVASGEAGGITQHIGAYHVHLEKGDITFLDTPGHEAFTAMRARGAEVTDIVVLVVAADDGVMPQTVEAINHAKAAEVPIIVAINKVDLPGSNPDRIKQALMSYGLVSEALGGDTIFVEVSAKTGLNIKELLEMVLLQAEVRELKADPTLQAKGVVVEAKIEKGRGPVSTVLIQDGTLRKGDACVAGMYSGRVRAMISDWGKRVNDAGPAMPVEILGLAGVPLAGDTFAVVKDEASAKQIAEIRQRKSYEKEMLKSSRVSLADLYDRINKGEVKELGIVVKADVQGSIEAVNDALGKLATEAVGVKMIHGAVGGINEGDVMLASASNALLVGFNVRPETKARLLAEKEKVDIALYNVIYNLVDDIRNAMEGMLDPIVREETAGRAEVREVMRISNVGNVAGSYVSDGKMLRGAKVRLIRDNVVIYDGSIGSLRRFKDDVKEVASGYECGICIAGYEDIKVGDVIEAYTLKEEAAKL is encoded by the coding sequence AAGAAGGCTATTTCCGCGAAGAAGCCTGCCGCCGCGAAGAAGGTCGCCGCTGGCGAGAAGGCTGTTTCCGTGAAGAAGGCCGCTGCCGCGAAGGCTCCGACGAAGAAGGCCGCCGCCGCGAAACCTCCGGCCAGGAAGGCTGTTTCCGCCGCCGCAAAGCCCGCCCCCGCCAAAAAGGAAGTAAAGATATTCGAGAAGGAAAAGAAGCCGGTATTTACTCCTCCCCCCCCACAGGTCTTCAGAAGGGGCAAGCGCTACAGGTTTAAGGGCGTCCAGCGCAGGGCGGCTGCCGTCCAGGCCACAAGGCCGCTTAAGAAGACCGAGATAACGGTGCCCAAGGGCGTAAAGAGGGTCATAAGAGTGTCGGACGCCATAACCGTGGGGGAGCTTTCCCAGAGGCTCGGGGTAAAGGCCGGCGATATAATAAAGAAGCTTATGGGGCTCGGGACCATGGCTACCGTGAACCAGTTCATAGACGCCGATGCCGCCACACTCATCGCGCACGAGTTCGACTACGAGGTGGAAAACGTGGCGGTTGGGGAGGAGAGTTTGCTGGAGGCGGCCACGGAGGGCTCCGGGGCGAAGGAACTCGTCCATAGGGCCCCGGTGGTGACCGTAATGGGCCACGTGGACCACGGCAAGACCTCTCTCCTGGACGCAATAAGAAAGACAAGCGTGGCCTCGGGCGAGGCCGGCGGCATAACGCAGCATATCGGCGCATACCACGTACACCTTGAGAAGGGGGACATAACCTTTCTCGATACGCCCGGCCACGAGGCCTTTACCGCGATGAGGGCCAGGGGGGCGGAGGTGACCGACATAGTCGTGCTCGTCGTAGCCGCCGACGACGGGGTTATGCCCCAGACGGTCGAGGCCATAAACCACGCCAAGGCCGCCGAGGTCCCGATAATAGTGGCCATAAACAAGGTGGACCTGCCGGGCTCCAACCCGGACAGGATCAAGCAGGCCCTTATGAGTTACGGGCTCGTCTCGGAGGCCCTGGGAGGGGATACTATCTTCGTCGAGGTCTCGGCGAAGACGGGGCTCAACATAAAAGAGCTCCTGGAGATGGTGCTGCTTCAGGCCGAGGTGCGCGAGTTGAAGGCGGACCCCACGCTCCAGGCAAAGGGTGTCGTGGTGGAGGCCAAGATCGAGAAGGGCCGCGGTCCGGTCTCGACGGTCCTCATCCAGGACGGGACGCTCAGGAAGGGGGATGCCTGCGTGGCAGGCATGTATTCCGGCAGGGTCAGGGCGATGATAAGCGACTGGGGCAAGAGGGTGAACGACGCGGGCCCCGCCATGCCCGTCGAGATACTCGGACTTGCCGGCGTGCCGCTGGCGGGAGACACGTTCGCCGTGGTGAAGGACGAGGCCTCCGCGAAACAGATAGCCGAAATAAGGCAGAGAAAGAGCTATGAGAAGGAGATGCTCAAGAGTTCCAGGGTGAGCCTCGCCGACCTCTACGACAGGATAAACAAAGGGGAGGTGAAGGAACTCGGCATAGTCGTCAAGGCCGACGTGCAGGGCTCCATAGAGGCCGTTAACGACGCGCTCGGAAAGCTCGCCACCGAAGCAGTGGGGGTAAAGATGATACACGGCGCCGTGGGCGGGATAAACGAGGGGGACGTCATGCTCGCCTCGGCCTCCAACGCGCTCCTTGTAGGCTTTAACGTAAGGCCCGAGACCAAGGCCAGGCTCCTGGCCGAAAAGGAGAAGGTCGACATAGCGCTCTATAACGTAATATACAACCTCGTCGACGACATAAGGAACGCCATGGAGGGGATGCTCGACCCGATCGTCAGGGAGGAGACTGCCGGAAGGGCCGAGGTGAGGGAGGTCATGCGCATATCCAATGTCGGGAACGTGGCGGGCTCCTACGTGTCGGACGGGAAGATGCTGAGGGGCGCTAAGGTGCGCCTTATAAGGGATAACGTGGTTATTTACGACGGGAGCATAGGGTCGCTCAGGAGGTTCAAGGACGACGTAAAGGAGGTCGCCTCGGGATACGAGTGCGGCATATGCATAGCCGGTTACGAAGACATAAAAGTGGGGGACGTGATCGAGGCCTACACATTGAAGGAGGAGGCCGCGAAGCTTTAG